GCGTGTACAGCTCGGCGTCGACGGCGGTCGCGAGGTCGGCCTCGCTGCGCCGCACCCGCCGCGACCGCAGGCCCAGCGCCTCGACGGTGCGCGCGCCCTCCGCCGTCTCGGTCAGGCCGGCGGTGAACGTCGCGAACGTCACGCGCTCCCGCAGGTACCCGGCCGGCGCGCGGCGCAGGTACCACCGCGTCGACACCCACAGCGGCGGCACCGCGACCAGCCCGGCGAGCGCGATGCGCGGCGCGACGAGGAACGCCGCCACCATCGTCACCAGCGTCGTCGTCCCGGCGACGACGACCTCGGGCACGGCGTCGCGGACGGTGCGCGCCAGCGTGTCGACGTCGCTCGTCATGCGGGTGAGCAGGTCGCCGGAGCCGGCGCGTTCGACGGTCGACAGCGGCAGGTCCACGACGCGCGCCAGGAAGTCCTCGCGCAGCTCGGCGAAGACGCGTTCGGCGAGCGTCAGCGACACCAGCCGCGAGACGCGGGTGAGCGCGGTCTGGAGCAGCACGAACGCCGCCAGCAGCAACGCGACCGTGTCGACGTGCGCGCGCGTGGTGCCGCGCGACACCGACTCGACCAGCCGCCCCAGCAACGGCGGTCCGGCGAGCCCGGCGACCGCCGCGGCGGCGTAGAGCGCGACGGCGGCGACGAGCGCGCGCGGGTGCCGGCGCAGCAGCAGCCGCGCGTAGGCACGGACGTCGCGGACGTGCGCGACGGGGAGGCGTTCGCTCACGCCTCGTCCCGCACGACGACGCCCCGGTACAGCGGCGACTCGGCCAGCAACGTCCGGTGCGGGCCGGTCGCGACGACCCGCCCCTCGTGCAGCAGCGCGACGACGTCGGCGCGGTCGAGCAGCAGCGGGCTGGTGGTGCAGACGACGGTGGCCAGGCCGGCGCGCGCGGCGCGCAGCCGGTCCGCGATCCGCGCCTCGGTGTGCGCGTCGACGGCGCTCGTCGGCTCGTCCAGCACGAGCACGTCGGCGCCGGTCGCGAGCGCGCGGGCCAGCACCAGGCGCTGCCGCTGCCCGCCGGAGAGGGAACGGCCGCGTTCCTCCAGGTCGGCGTCGAGCCCGCCGGGCAGCGCGTCGACGACGTCGGCGGCGTCGGCGGCGTCGACCCACCGGGGGGCGTCGGCGCCGAGGTCCTCGCGCAGCGGCCCGCTGAACAGCGTGGGGTTCTTGTCGACCACGACGACGCGGCGGCGCACCACGTCGAGCGGCAGGTCGCGCAGCGGCACGCCGCCGAGCGTGACGTCGGCGTCGACCCAGCGGCCGAGGCGTTCGGTCAGCTCGGTGGCGGCCTGCGCGTCGGCGCTGACGACGGCGGTGAGCCGGTCCGGCTCGACCACGAGGCCGGACGCGGCGTCGGCGAGCGGCGCGCCGGCGGGCGGCTCCGGCGCCGGGTCGGCGGGGTCGGGGAGGACGGGCGCGAGCCGCAGCAGCGTCACCGCGCGCCGCGCCGCGACGAACGCGCGCGTCACCTTGTCGGCCGCCTCGGTGACGACGCGCAACGGCGTGAGCAGGAACGCCGCGTACCCGTAGAACGCGACCAGCTCGCCCGGCGTGATCCGCCCGGACAGGGCGAACCGCGCGCCGAGCCAGGTCACCAGCACGACGAACGTGCCGGGCACGAGCACCTGCGTCGCGTCGAGGAGTGACTGCGTGCGGGCGACGGCGACGCCGGCGGTGCGGACGCGTTGCGACTCCTCGCGATACCGGGCGACGAACGCGTCCTCGCCGCCGATGCCGCGCAGCACCCGCAGCCCGGCGACGGTGTCGGCGCCGAGCGCGGTGAGGTCGCCCATGGCGGCGCGCTGGCGTACCTGGCGGCGGTGCAACGGCCGCATGAGCGGCCCGAGCAGCAGCGTGAACGCCGGCACGCCGAGCACGACGACGAGCCCGAGCGCGATCGACGCGCGGAGCAGCAGCACCGCGACGAGCGCGAACGACACGACCGCCCCGGCGCCGCGCGCGGTGATGTCGAACGTGCGGGCGATGGCGGTGGCGTCGGTGGCGCCGACGGCGACGACCTCGCCGGTGCTGGTGAGCCGGTCGAGGGAGCCGCCGAGCGCGGCGACGTGGCGGACCGCCCACTGCTCGGTGCGGCACCAGGAGACGAGCCAGTTCGTGACGGCGGCGCGGTGCCGCAGCACGCCCGACACCGCCTGCAACGTCCCGACGCCGGCGAGCACGGCCGCCCAGGCGAGCAGCGACCCGCTGTCGCGGGGGCGCACCCCGCGGTCGATCGCCCGCCCGACGACGAACGGCACGACGGCCTGGCACCCCATCCAGACGACGCCGTA
This genomic stretch from Mycobacteriales bacterium harbors:
- a CDS encoding ABC transporter ATP-binding protein encodes the protein MRRVPLDDPGTPDLRSPGRYLLRVASLQKASLALGMLYGVVWMGCQAVVPFVVGRAIDRGVRPRDSGSLLAWAAVLAGVGTLQAVSGVLRHRAAVTNWLVSWCRTEQWAVRHVAALGGSLDRLTSTGEVVAVGATDATAIARTFDITARGAGAVVSFALVAVLLLRASIALGLVVVLGVPAFTLLLGPLMRPLHRRQVRQRAAMGDLTALGADTVAGLRVLRGIGGEDAFVARYREESQRVRTAGVAVARTQSLLDATQVLVPGTFVVLVTWLGARFALSGRITPGELVAFYGYAAFLLTPLRVVTEAADKVTRAFVAARRAVTLLRLAPVLPDPADPAPEPPAGAPLADAASGLVVEPDRLTAVVSADAQAATELTERLGRWVDADVTLGGVPLRDLPLDVVRRRVVVVDKNPTLFSGPLREDLGADAPRWVDAADAADVVDALPGGLDADLEERGRSLSGGQRQRLVLARALATGADVLVLDEPTSAVDAHTEARIADRLRAARAGLATVVCTTSPLLLDRADVVALLHEGRVVATGPHRTLLAESPLYRGVVVRDEA